A region of Saccharomyces mikatae IFO 1815 strain IFO1815 genome assembly, chromosome: 12 DNA encodes the following proteins:
- the SMKI12G3450 gene encoding uncharacterized protein (similar to Saccharomyces cerevisiae YLR287C; ancestral locus Anc_6.82): protein MSSKSDSIKDNEKLLELLDSIEEQFLVPYKKPEDFRKISSTTKLQDSTPIKELGKLASVLKAHCTKIGIVCKPGTFDSNHKVVFTEIQNLSTPLFFLLSLFPLFYRNKDYPKFFIDQLDESTLQLLDGLRELVSELQTRLKNEEDASLDKERLTSVGKIFNACDFLSNCSKVGSYGILANILKGNIAIMDDTLDEIKEWLEEPDFSANSNDVFLNFDDSESETDAAEEDFDQQKVYESIKSFFDDFVKKIMLIKLLVSTFKKTLVSKDFKPKSIQSDTLDSLHLSFKEVQLLLDEVVSTLQFEPKKFSAEEVKEEQAALATVIKKALVQMKKLYENDVKRRKWIEIWETKFNQLP, encoded by the coding sequence ATGTCCTCAAAAAGCGATAGTATTaaggataatgaaaaactgCTAGAGCTACTAGATTCCATCGAAGAGCAGTTTTTAGTGCCATACAAAAAACCAGAAGACTTCCGTAAAATTTCCTCCACCACTAAACTACAGGATTCCACACCAATCAAGGAACTAGGAAAATTAGCCTCCGTGTTAAAAGCGCATTGCACAAAGATTGGTATCGTCTGCAAACCAGGTACTTTCGATAGCAATCATAAAGTCGTCTTCACTGAAATTCAGAATCTTAGCACGCCATTATTCTTCCTACTAAgtttatttcctttattttACAGAAACAAGGATTACCCAAAGTTCTTTATAGATCAACTTGACGAAAGCACACTGCAATTGCTTGACGGTTTAAGAGAATTAGTTTCGGAACTACAAAcaagattgaaaaatgaagaggatGCATCTCTGGATAAAGAGAGGTTGACTTCCGTTGGTAAAATATTTAATGCGTGCGACTTTCTCTCTAATTGCTCCAAAGTTGGATCTTATGGAATTCTTGCCAATATTCTGAAAGGGAACATAGCCATAATGGATGATACATTGGATGAGATAAAAGAATGGCTTGAGGAGCCTGACTTTTCAGCAAACTCAAACGAcgtatttttgaattttgatGATTCGGAATCTGAAACTGATGCGGCAGAGGAAGATTTTGATCAGCAAAAGGTATATGAAAGTATAAAATCGTTCTTCGATGATTttgtgaagaaaataatgctGATTAAATTGCTTGTATCAACGTTCAAAAAAACTCTAGTCTCAAAAGATTTCAAACCCAAGAGTATCCAATCAGACACTTTAGACAGTCTACACTTATCCTTCAAGGAAGTACAGTTGCTTTTAGATGAAGTGGTGTCCACGCTGCAGTTTGagccaaaaaaatttagcGCTGAGGAAGTGAAGGAAGAACAGGCTGCTTTGGCTACAGTAATTAAAAAAGCTCTTGTGCAAATGAAGAAACTTTATGAAAACGAtgtcaaaagaagaaaatggatCGAGATATGGGAGACAAAATTCAACCAACTGCCTTag
- the RPS30A gene encoding 40S ribosomal protein eS30 (similar to Saccharomyces cerevisiae RPS30A (YLR287C-A) and RPS30B (YOR182C); ancestral locus Anc_6.83): protein MAKVHGSLARAGKVKSQTPKVEKTEKPKKPKGRAYKRLLYTRRFVNVTLINGKRRMNPGPSVQ, encoded by the exons ATG GCTAAAGTTCATGGTTCTCTAGCTCGTGCTGGTAAAGTCAAATCTCAAACCCCAAAGGttgaaaaaactgaaaagcCAAAAAAGCCAAAGGGCCGTGCTTACAAGAGATTGTTGTACACCAGAAGATTCGTAAATGTCACATTGATTAATGGTAAGAGAAGAATGAACCCAGGTCCATCCGTCCAATAA
- the MEC3 gene encoding Mec3p (similar to Saccharomyces cerevisiae MEC3 (YLR288C); ancestral locus Anc_6.85), producing MKLKLIVNGCEAPDDYKLLRTTINTVASLRKTAILRFNSERLTIISTPKSSLNSSSNGTILRGDTGQLWCTIPQDVFRLYTVISARELNTVTMECNCESLLSVFKRYDRVMNQGSSSNMTIKLQSMPEWNTNNGTLSGGTAGGVDTTSKPNPICALGITFEEIVHTSGPNDAIVMNGETDEHNGLPSTVGAGNLLTSNKVIMHSFKVPVKLLFRAQDTRIQEPMINYIQLMMYKLPPISSEFGSAFHGFIRRVERYSNVNHIHLMGVKKKEYGNEGNDVELKIIVNELDWHLEICWNGPLDSVIQQPDSASDNPSQNHNIDPNYQQDEGSLPIIDTDKPMSSLYTNTKEKEVQENARYDEDLLRIEDSSVADTRNNYTTDTSDDTGFNDVSVMVEKAEQESSSTHEVIIRCKDWKVCSKLYAAFEEVVLAISHDESCVFHCSLDRGSLEDSEDVEKPRERGQIIYYIARSKGL from the coding sequence ATGAAGTTAAAATTGATAGTAAATGGTTGCGAAGCGCCAGACGATTACAAATTACTAAGAACTACCATCAATACAGTAGCTTCGCTAAGAAAAACCGCTATTTTAAGATTTAATAGCGAAAGATTAACAATAATATCCACTCCAAAATCGTCATTGAACAGTAGTAGCAACGGCACAATTTTACGAGGGGATACTGGTCAACTCTGGTGTACCATCCCTCAGGATGTATTCAGACTATATACAGTTATATCAGCTCGTGAACTCAATACAGTAACTATGGAGTGTAATTGTGAATCTTTATTGAGTGTGTTCAAAAGATACGATCGTGTAATGAATCAAGGGTCTTCTTCCAATATGACAATAAAACTTCAGTCAATGCCAGAATGGAATACGAATAACGGAACACTTTCAGGAGGCACTGCAGGGGGTGTAGATACGACGTCAAAACCGAACCCTATTTGTGCATTAGGTATTACGTTCGAAGAAATTGTGCATACCAGCGGCCCAAACGATGCTATAGTTATGAATGGAGAAACTGATGAACACAACGGTTTGCCATCGACAGTAGGTGCAGGAAATCTGCTTACAAGTAACAAGGTTATAATGCATTCATTCAAAGTACCAGTCAAGTTATTGTTCCGTGCCCAGGACACTCGAATACAAGAGCCTATGATTAATTATATCCAATTGATGATGTACAAACTGCCGCCAATATCAAGCGAGTTTGGCTCTGCTTTTCACGGGTTCATTAGGCGTGTTGAACGCTACAGTAATGTCAACCACATTCATTTAATGGgagttaaaaaaaaggagtACGGAAATGAAGGAAATGACGTAGAGCTCAAGATAATTGTGAATGAATTGGATTGGCATTTGGAAATATGTTGGAATGGGCCCTTAGATTCTGTGATACAACAGCCAGATAGTGCTTCCGATAATCCCTCTCAGAATCACAACATTGACCCAAATTACCAACAGGATGAAGGATCGCTTCCCATCATTGACACAGACAAACCGATGTCGTCACTATACACAAATACTAAAGAGAAGGAGGTGCAAGAGAATGCACGGTACGATGAAGATTTGTTAAGAATTGAAGATAGTTCTGTCGCTGATACCCGAAACAATTACACAACTGACACTAGCGATGATACCGGATTCAATGACGTATCCGTTATGGTGGAAAAAGCGGAACAGGAAAGCTCATCCACTCATGAAGTAATAATTCGTTGTAAAGACTGGAAGGTCTGTTCGAAATTATATGCAgcatttgaagaagttgTGCTGGCGATTTCCCACGACGAATCCTGCGTATTCCACTGTTCGTTAGATCGTGGTAGTTTGGAAGATAGCGAAGACGTGGAGAAACCGAGGGAGAGGGGGCAAATTATTTACTATATAGCAAGATCGAAGGGCTTGTAG
- the GUF1 gene encoding GTPase GUF1 (similar to Saccharomyces cerevisiae GUF1 (YLR289W); ancestral locus Anc_6.86) codes for MLKFRIKPARQIRSHKWHLSFLRYNHTPTPAQKLQALIEQIPIENYRNFSIVAHVDHGKSTLSDRLLEITHVIDPNARNKQVLDKLEVERERGITIKAQTCSMFYKDKRTGENYLLHLIDTPGHVDFRGEVSRSYASCGGAILLVDASQGIQAQTVANFYLAFSLGLKLIPVINKIDLNLTDVKQVKDQIVNNFELPEEDIIGVSAKTGLNVRELLLPAIIDRIPPPTGKSNKPFRALLVDSWYDAYLGAVLLVNIVDGSVQKNDKVICAQTKEKYEVKDVGIMYPDRTSTGTLKTGQVGYLVLGMKDSKEAKIGDTIMHLSRENDTEVLPGFEEQKPMVFVGAFPADGIEFKTMDDDMSRLVLNDRSVTLERETSNALGQGWRLGFLGSLHASVFRERLEKEYGSKLIITQPTVPYLVEFTDGTKKLITNPDDFPDGATKRMNVAAFHEPFIEAVMTLPQEYLGNVIRLCDNNRGEQIDITYLNTNGQVMLKYHLPLSHLVDDFFGKLKSVSRGFASLDYEDAGYRISDVVKLQLLVNGNAIDALSRVLHKSEVEKVGREWVKKFKEYVKSQLYEVVIQARANNKIVARETIKARRKDVLQKLHASDVSRRKKLLSKQKEGKKHMKTIGNIQINQEAYQAFLRR; via the coding sequence ATGTTGAAATTCAGGATCAAGCCGGCGAGACAGATACGATCTCATAAGTGGCATCTAAGTTTCCTACGATATAATCATACCCCTACCCCCGCACAGAAGTTGCAAGCACTAATCGAGCAAATCccaattgaaaattataGAAACTTTTCCATAGTCGCTCATGTTGACCATGGAAAGTCGACTTTAAGCGATAGGTTGCTGGAGATAACGCATGTAATTGATCCTAATGCAAGAAATAAGCAAGTTTTAGATAAATTGGAagttgaaagagaaagaggtATTACAATTAAGGCACAGACATGTTCAATGTTTTACAAAGATAAGAGGACTGGGGAAAACTATCTTTTGCATTTAATCGACACTCCAGGACATGTTGATTTCAGAGGAGAAGTTTCAAGGTCATATGCATCCTGTGGTGGTGCAATTCTCTTAGTTGATGCCTCACAAGGCATCCAGGCACAAACAGTCGCTAATTTTTACTTAGCTTTCAGTTTAGGGTTGAAGTTGATTCCAGTGATAAATAAAATCGATCTCAATCTTACAGATGTAAAACAGGTAAAGGACCAAATAGTGAATAACTTTGAGCTTCCGGAGGAAGATATAATTGGAGTCAGTGCCAAAACTGGCTTAAATGTAAGAGAACTACTACTGCCTGCTATAATTGATCGTATACCACCACCAACTGGGAAATCTAATAAACCGTTTAGAGCGTTATTAGTAGATTCTTGGTATGACGCCTACCTAGGAGCGGTTCTTCTAGTGAATATTGTGGACGGTTCTGTACAAAAGAATGACAAAGTTATTTGTGCTcagacaaaagaaaaatacgaAGTTAAAGATGTTGGAATCATGTATCCTGATAGGACCTCTACAGGTACGCTAAAGACGGGACAGGTTGGCTATCTAGTGCTGGGTATGAAGGATTCTAAAGAGGCTAAAATTGGAGATACTATAATGCATTTGAGTAGAGAGAATGATACTGAAGTACTTCCCGGATTTGAGGAGCAAAAGCCCATGGTATTTGTAGGTGCTTTTCCAGCAGACGGAATTGAATTCAAAACAATGGATGATGATATGAGTAGACTTGTTCTCAACGATAGGTCTGTCACCTTAGAACGTGAAACATCCAATGCTTTGGGCCAAGGTTGGAGGTTAGGCTTTTTAGGATCTTTGCATGCATCTGTTTTCCGTGAACGGTTGGAAAAAGAGTATGGTTCTAAGTTGATCATTACTCAACCTACCGTTCCTTATTTGGTTGAGTTTACTGATGGTACAAAAAAGCTCATAACCAATCCTGATGATTTTCCAGACGGGGcaacaaaaagaatgaacGTTGCTGCTTTTCATGAGCCATTTATAGAGGCAGTTATGACATTACCCCAAGAGTATTTAGGTAACGTTATTCGCCTATGTGATAATAATCGGGGTGAACAGATTGATATAACTTATCTAAACACTAACGGACAAGTGATGTTAAAATATCACCTTCCATTATCGCACCTGGTcgatgatttttttggtaagCTGAAATCGGTATCAAGAGGATTTGCTTCTTTGGATTATGAAGATGCTGGGTATAGAATCTCAGATGTTGTGAAGCTCCAACTTCTGGTTAACGGAAATGCCATTGATGCCCTGTCAAGAGTGCTTCATAAATCAGAAGTAGAGAAAGTTGGTAGGGAATgggtaaaaaaattcaaagaatatgTTAAATCGCAATTATATGAGGTCGTTATCCAGGCCCGAGCTAACAATAAGATAGTGGCTAGAGAGACGATAAAggcaagaagaaaagacgTTCTTCAAAAGCTGCATGCTTCTGATGTCTcacgaagaaaaaaactattatcaaaacaaaaagaggGTAAAAAGCATATGAAAACTATAGGTAATATTCAAATTAATCAAGAGGCGTACCAGGCTTTTTTGCGCCGTTAG
- the COQ11 gene encoding ubiquinone biosynthesis protein COQ11 (similar to Saccharomyces cerevisiae YLR290C; ancestral locus Anc_6.87) — protein sequence MASKLIVFGGNGFLGKRICQEAVTAGYQVVSVSRSGKAPHSNELNDKQWIQEVQWTAADIFKPDSYHELLKGAHNVVHSLGILLENENYKKTLSKTPTNDSKSYLLSIGAGPNPLKKSNPYWTYEMMNKQSAVILANTFKQEILKEGKMEQAKVNERSFTYISADKGFPMIPGGYINSKREAEIEIEKMKKYFRPIIMRPGFMFDERKNAIEPRSFIHTALELLYCGNKFLLQNKLQFMNDLIRPTVSTQQVSHSILTKMKDPNFSGVVTLEEILHI from the coding sequence ATGGCATCAAAGCTCATAGTATTTGGAGGAAATGGATTTCTAGGTAAGAGAATTTGTCAAGAGGCGGTAACAGCAGGCTACCAAGTCGTTTCTGTGTCAAGGTCTGGTAAAGCCCCTCACAGCAACGAACTAAATGACAAACAATGGATACAGGAGGTCCAATGGACTGCTGCCgatattttcaaaccaGACTCTTACCATGAGTTATTGAAGGGTGCTCATAATGTAGTTCATTCTTTGGGAATTCTTTTGGAGAACGAAAATTATAAGAAAACTCTATCTAAAACTCCCACAAATGATTCAAAATCATATCTTTTATCTATTGGCGCAGGTCCAAAccctttgaaaaagagcAATCCTTATTGGACTTATGAAATGATGAATAAACAAAGTGCTGTTATTTTAGCAAATACAttcaaacaagaaatcTTAAAGGAAGGCAAAATGGAGCAAGCAAAAGTAAATGAAAGATCCTTTACATATATTTCTGCTGATAAAGGTTTCCCGATGATTCCTGGTGGCTACATTAACTCAAAAAGGGAGGCTGAAAttgaaatagaaaaaatgaagaaatatttCAGGCCTATTATTATGAGACCTGGTTTTATGTTTGATGAGCGCAAGAACGCAATCGAACCACGATCATTTATTCACACCGCTCTTGAATTACTTTATTGCGGGAACAAGTTTTTATTGCAAAACAAGCTGCAGTTTATGAATGATCTCATTAGGCCAACAGTATCCACTCAGCAGGTGAGTCATTCTATTTTAACAAAGATGAAGGATCCGAATTTCAGTGGGGTTGTTACTCTCGAGGAAATACTCCACATTTAA
- the GCD7 gene encoding translation initiation factor eIF2B subunit beta (similar to Saccharomyces cerevisiae GCD7 (YLR291C); ancestral locus Anc_6.88), which yields MSSQAFSSVHPNAAASDLNITIDTFVAKLKRRQVQGSYAIALETLQLLMRFISAARWNHVNELIEQIRDLGNRLEKAHPTAFSCGNVIRRILAVLRDEVEEDTMSTTVTSTSVAEPLISSMFNLLQKPEQPHQNRKNSSSSSSMKTKTDYRQVAIQGIKDLIDEIKNIDEGIQQIAIDLIHDHEILLTPTPDSKTVLKFLITARERSNRTFTVLVTEGFPNNTKNAHEFAKKLAQHNIETLVVPDSAVFALMSRVGKVIIGTKAVFVNGGTISSNSGVSSVCECAREFRTPVFAVAGLYKLSPLYPFDVEKFVEFGGSQRILPRMDPRKRLDTVNQITDYVPPENIDIYITNVGGFNPSFIYRIAWDNYKQIDVHLDKKKV from the coding sequence ATGTCATCCCAAGCATTCTCTTCAGTACACCCGAATGCAGCAGCGTCCGATTTGAATATCACTATTGATACTTTCGTTGCTAAATTAAAGAGAAGACAAGTGCAAGGTTCATACGCCATCGCCTTGGAAACTTTACAATTGCTAATGAGATTTATATCTGCAGCTCGTTGGAATCATGTTAATGAACTTATTGAACAAATCAGAGATTTAGGTAACAGGCTGGAAAAAGCCCATCCCACTGCTTTCAGTTGTGGTAACGTCATCAGAAGAATACTGGCTGTCTTGAGAGACGAGGTAGAGGAAGACACCATGAGCACAACTGTCACCTCCACATCAGTGGCTGAacctttaatttcttccatGTTTAACTTATTGCAGAAACCTGAGCAACCTCACcagaatagaaaaaatagttCAAGTAGCTCTAGCATGAAAACCAAAACTGACTATCGTCAAGTAGCCATTCAAGGTATTAAAGATCTCATagatgaaatcaaaaatattgacGAAGGTATTCAACAAATTGCTATTGATTTGATTCACGACCATGAAATTTTATTAACTCCTACGCCTGATTCCAAAACAGTATTAAAGTTTCTGATAACTGCTCGCGAACGTAGTAATAGAACATTTACAGTTCTAGTCACGGAGGGGTTCCCTAATAATACAAAGAATGCACATGAATTTGCGAAAAAATTAGCACAACATAACATAGAAACCCTAGTAGTTCCAGACTCCGCAGTTTTTGCTCTCATGTCTCGGGTAGGTAAGGTCATTATTGGAACTAAAGCTGTGTTTGTAAACGGGGGGACTATCTCATCCAATTCAGGTGTCTCATCCGTTTGTGAATGTGCCCGAGAATTCAGAACTCCAGTATTTGCTGTTGCGGGTCTGTACAAGCTGTCTCCCTTATATCCGTTTGATGTAGAGAAGTTTGTTGAATTTGGTGGATCCCAGCGTATATTGCCTAGAATGGatccaagaaaaagattaGACACTGTCAATCAAATTACCGATTATGTTCCACCTGAAAACATTGATATTTACATTACCAATGTTGGAGGGTTCAACCCAAGTTTCATATATCGTATAGCATGGGATAATTATAAGCAAATTGATGTTCATTTAGATAAGAAGAAGGTATAA
- the SEC72 gene encoding Sec63 complex subunit SEC72 (similar to Saccharomyces cerevisiae SEC72 (YLR292C); ancestral locus Anc_6.89) — protein MVTLEYNPNNKLITPGDGVITQSTEINIDQINVLTTSLIGETNPNFTPQPNEALSKMIKGLFESGMKNLQQKKLNEALKNVSLAIEMAQRKRAPWEAFAIQLPELHFMLRSKIDLCLILGKHLEALQDLDFLLGTGLIQPDVFVRKADCLLKLGQWEEARATCERGLALAPEDMKLRALLIETARNLAEYNGE, from the coding sequence ATGGTTACCCTTGAGTACAATCCAAACAACAAGCTGATTACCCCAGGCGACGGGGTTATCACACAATCTACCGAAATCAACATTGACCAAATAAATGTCCTTACTACATCCTTGATAGGTGAAACTAATCCAAATTTTACTCCACAACCTAATGAAGCCCTAAGTAAAATGATCAAAGGTTTATTTGAAAGTGgtatgaaaaatttacaacaaaagaaactgaaTGAGGCattaaagaatgtttcCTTAGCGATCGAAATGgcacaaagaaaaagagcaCCTTGGGAAGCTTTTGCTATTCAACTACCAGAATTACATTTCATGCTCCGTAGCAAAATAGATCTATGTTTAATACTTGGGAAACATTTAGAGGCATTGCAAGACTTGGATTTTTTACTCGGTACAGGGCTTATCCAACCGGACGTATTTGTTAGGAAGGCAGACTGTTTGTTAAAGCTGGGACAATGGGAAGAGGCTAGAGCAACATGCGAAAGAGGATTGGCTTTGGCCCCTGAAGATATGAAACTAAGAGCTCTCTTAATAGAAACTGCAAGGAATTTAGCTGAGTATAACGGTGAATGA
- the GSP1 gene encoding Ran GTPase GSP1 (similar to Saccharomyces cerevisiae GSP1 (YLR293C) and GSP2 (YOR185C); ancestral locus Anc_6.90), translating to MSAPAANGEVPTFKLVLVGDGGTGKTTFVKRHLTGEFEKKYIATIGVEVHPLSFYTNFGEIKFDVWDTAGQEKFGGLRDGYYINAQCAIIMFDVTSRITYKNVPNWHRDLVRVCENIPIVLCGNKVDVKERKVKAKTITFHRKKNLQYYDISAKSNYNFEKPFLWLARKLAGNPQLEFVASPALAPPEVQVDEQLMQQYQQEMEQATALPLPDEDDADL from the coding sequence ATGTCTGCCCCAGCTGCTAACGGTGAAGTTCCAACTTTCAAATTAGTCCTTGttggtgatggtggtacTGGTAAGACCACTTTTGTCAAAAGACATTTGACTGGTGAATTCGAAAAGAAGTACATCGCCACCATTGGTGTCGAAGTGCATCCTCTATCCTTTTACACCAACTTTGGTGAAATCAAATTTGACGTCTGGGATACTGCTggtcaagaaaaattcgGTGGTCTAAGAGATGGTTACTATATTAATGCTCAATGTGCCATCATCATGTTCGATGTCACCTCTAGAATTACTTACAAGAACGTTCCAAACTGGCACAGAGATTTAGTTCGTGTTTGTGAAAACATTCCAATTGTGTTGTGTGGTAACAAGGTCGAtgtcaaagaaagaaaggtCAAGGCTAAGACTATCACTTTCcacagaaaaaagaacttgcAATACTACGACATTTCCGCTAAGTCCAACTACAACTTTGAAAAGCCATTCTTATGGTTGGCTAGAAAGTTGGCTGGTAACCCACAATTAGAGTTTGTTGCTTCTCCAGCTTTGGCTCCACCAGAAGTCCAAGTCGATGAACAATTGATGCAACAATATCAACAAGAAATGGAACAAGCCACTGCCTTGCCATTAcctgatgaagatgatgctGATTTATAA
- the ATP14 gene encoding F1F0 ATP synthase subunit h (similar to Saccharomyces cerevisiae ATP14 (YLR295C); ancestral locus Anc_6.92): MFSVASRRFVLNASVLPLRLCNRTLATTRISYNVMQDLYLRELKETKLAPSTLQDAEGNVKPWNPPKKPSLPELELQGPDALKDYTEQNVETAHVTKESAEGESEPIEEDWLVLDDAEETKESH; the protein is encoded by the coding sequence ATGTTTTCCGTTGCTTCTAGAAGATTCGTGCTTAATGCTTCGGTCTTACCATTGAGATTGTGCAATAGAACTTTGGCAACCACAAGAATATCCTATAATGTCATGCAAGATTTGTATTTGAGGGAACtgaaagaaacaaagcTGGCCCCAAGCACTTTGCAAGACGCCGAAGGCAACGTTAAACCTTGGAATCCACCAAAAAAACCAAGTCTACCAGAATTAGAACTTCAAGGTCCAGACGCATTGAAGGATTACACTGAGCAAAATGTAGAAACCGCTCATGTGACCAAAGAGTCTGCAGAGGGTGAGTCAGAACCAATTGAAGAGGATTGGCTAGTTTTGGATGATGCCGAGGAAACCAAAGAGAGTCATTAG
- the SMKI12G3540 gene encoding uncharacterized protein (similar to Saccharomyces cerevisiae YOR186W and YLR297W; ancestral locus Anc_6.93) — MVEGNFLDEPSSVALLSSKSMCDGHHSVKSSIGDEIFKLLTKILNSDEKANGDVHTLVSGSADLSNFNFENEPLENILAVFIISFIIVVVGVLLLGLIGMIFISFRSGSNHDKKLQPNDEEKQVLSETP; from the coding sequence ATGGTCGAAGGTAATTTTCTCGATGAGCCATCTAGCGTTGCATTATTAAGCTCCAAATCCATGTGCGATGGACATCATAGCGTCAAGAGCAGTATAGGGGATGAGATCTTTAAATTGCTGACGAAGATTTTAAATTCGGATGAGAAAGCGAACGGAGATGTGCATACGCTCGTTTCAGGATCTGCagatttatcaaatttCAACTTCGAAAATGAACCGCTCGAAAACATACTTGCCGTATTCATAATATCATTCATTATCGTCGTTGTTGGAGTTTTGTTACTTGGGCTTATCGGCATGatattcatttctttccgGTCAGGTAGCAACCATGATAAGAAACTACAACctaatgatgaagaaaagcaagTGCTTTCTGAAACACCataa
- the YHC1 gene encoding Yhc1p (similar to Saccharomyces cerevisiae YHC1 (YLR298C); ancestral locus Anc_6.94) yields the protein MTRYYCEYCHSYLTHDTLSVRKSHLVGKNHLRITADYYRNKARDLSSKNGHKRHHIGKRGRREREKSNENEKLKVACLSNKEKRRNLNVKKMNQKELSQTSINTLQSLYDGSPGYSKVFVDTNRFDIGDLVKASKLPQRANERSAQHSLKQTSRSRDETCESNPFPRLTSPKKLEPPKILSQWSNTIPKTSIFYTTDILQTTIKESKKRMLSDGVRKSSTTNGFKRRRYGN from the coding sequence ATGACAAGATACTATTGTGAATATTGTCACTCATATCTGACTCATGACACGTTAAGTGTTCGTAAGTCGCACTTGGTCGGTAAGAACCACCTTCGAATAACAGCAGACTATTACAGGAACAAAGCAAGAGATCTTTCTAGTAAGAATGGCCATAAAAGACATCACATTGGAAAGAGGGGAAGGAGggaaagagagaaaagtaACGAAAATGAGAAGCTGAAGGTCGCATGCCTTTcaaataaagagaaaagacGAAACTTGAatgtgaagaaaatgaaccAAAAGGAACTGTCACAGACATCGATAAATACTTTGCAGTCTTTATACGACGGCTCTCCGGGATACTCCAAAGTATTTGTGGATACTAATAGGTTTGATATAGGTGATTTGGTCAAGGCTAGCAAATTACCCCAAAGAGCTAATGAACGGTCCGCGCAACATTCGCTCAAACAAACTTCAAGATCCAGAGATGAAACATGTGAGAGCAACCCATTTCCTAGACTGACGAGTCCGAAGAAGTTGGAACCGCCAAAGATACTATCACAATGGAGCAACACTATTCCGAAAACCTCTATATTCTACACTACAGATATACTACAAACCACGATTAAGGAATCAAAGAAGCGGATGCTTTCGGACGGCGTGAGGAAATCATCAACCACCAATGGATTTAAAAGGAGACGGTATGGAAATTAA